One genomic segment of Linepithema humile isolate Giens D197 chromosome 5, Lhum_UNIL_v1.0, whole genome shotgun sequence includes these proteins:
- the Adck5 gene encoding uncharacterized aarF domain-containing protein kinase 5 isoform X1, translating to MIMLRTRLLGCVNSSNYFATRLLFSKRFKYVGTGVTLLSVSYAFLPSRKKRVVKSVLGSWLRFTRSLKIGMTISMDYLIAPIMGCTESEIHQRSADRIVQGCLQNGGIYIKLGQGLAAMNNILPKEYTKSLSTLQDKCLIREKDEMEEIFVQDFGKKSKEMLREIEPEPVAAASLAQVYKGVTLDGNKVAIKVQYIDLHDRFLSDLNAIVYLLKAITIIHPKFDLHWVLDEMIDTLRMELDFENEGKNGEQCAKDLKKFNYAYIPKVYWNLSSKRILTTEWIDGIKITDIEGIQAEDLNLADIDQKLITLMGEQIFHTGFVHADPHPGNVLIRKGKDKKAQIVLLDHGLYEHVSEKIRHILCNFWESMVLRDDSSLKALASNLNVEDYVLLAEMLSQAPYKVSFTSRPNNITLDEYMIKKTQERFDKITAILRSMPKSIMLILRNLNTVRAIIKDHGDVINRYRLMAIIATRGKYQTAKQPFYKIIAGIFYVTKFEIRIFYNNLLQWINKVYLTLLKLLNYDVTPILQTL from the exons ATGATAATGTTACGAACAAGATTGCTTGGCTGTGTGAATAGCAgcaattattttgcaactcGTCTGTTATTTTCCAAACGCTTCAAATATGTTGGTACag GAGTGACATTGTTGAGCGTTAGTTACGCCTTTTTGCCTTCAAGGAAGAAAAGAGTTGTAAAAAGTGTTCTAGGAAGTTGGCTTAGATTTACAAGATCGTTGAAAATTGGTATGACTATATCTATGGATTACTTGATTGCCCCTATAATGGGTTGTACGGAATCGGAAATTCATCAAAGGTCCGCCGATCGAATCGTTCAGGGATGCTTGCAGAACGGCGGAATTTACATAAAGCTTGGACAAGGCTTAGCGGcgatgaataatattttaccgAAAGAATATACGAAAAGTTTGTCAACATTACAG GACAAATGCTTGATTCGAGAGAAGGACGAAAtggaagaaatatttgtacaagATTTTGGCAAGAAATCGAAAGAAATGTTACGCGAGATTGAACCGGAACCAGTCGCGGCTGCTAGTTTAGCTCAg GTATACAAAGGTGTTACTCTTGATGGGAACAAAGTGGCTATCAAAGTACAATATATCGATCTTCACGATCGATTCCTATCCGATTTGAATGCgatagtttatttattaaaggcTATTACTATTATACATCCAAAATTCGATTTGCATTGGGTACTGGAT GAAATGATTGACACGCTGCGTATGGAACTGGACTTTGAGAACGAAGGAAAGAACGGGGAACAATGTGCTAAAGACTTGAAGAAATTCAATTACGCATATATACCAAAAGTTTATTGGAATCTCAGTAGTAAg aggATTCTCACAACAGAGTGGATCGACGGAATTAAAATAACCGATATAGAAGGAATCCAGGCTGAAGATTTAAATCTTGCAGATATTGATCAGAAGCTGATTACTTTAATGGGAGaacaaatatttcacacaGGGTTTGTACACGCTGATCCACATCCAGGAAATG TTCTCATAAGAAAGGGGAAAGACAAGAAAGCGCAAATAGTACTACTAGATCATGGCTTGTACGAACACGTATCAGAGAAGATAAGACatattttgtgcaatttttgggaatcaaTGGTCTTGAGAGATGACAGCTCCTTGAAAGCTCTTGCAAGTAATTTGAATGTGGAAG aTTATGTACTATTAGCAGAAATGTTATCTCAGGCACCATATAAAGTTTCCTTTACATCACGTCCGAACAACATCACATTGGATGAGTATATGATAAAGAAGACTCAAGAgcgatttgataaaataacagcTATATTGAGATCGATGCCTAAAAGTATAATGCTAATACTCag aaatttaaatacagtACGTGCTATTATCAAGGATCATGGAGACGTTATCAATCGGTATAGACTGATGGCAATTATTGCAACACGTGGGAAATATCAAACTGCAAAACAACCTTTTTACAAAATCATCGCTGGTATTTTCTACGTTACAAAATTCGAAATTCGCATTTT ctACAACAATCTTCTGCAATggataaataaagtttatttaactCTCTTAAAATTACTCAATTATGATGTTACACCAATTTTACAAACACTTTAG
- the Adck5 gene encoding uncharacterized aarF domain-containing protein kinase 5 isoform X2: MIMLRTRLLGCVNSSNYFATRLLFSKRFKYVGTGVTLLSVSYAFLPSRKKRVVKSVLGSWLRFTRSLKIGMTISMDYLIAPIMGCTESEIHQRSADRIVQGCLQNGGIYIKLGQGLAAMNNILPKEYTKSLSTLQDKCLIREKDEMEEIFVQDFGKKSKEMLREIEPEPVAAASLAQVYKGVTLDGNKVAIKVQYIDLHDRFLSDLNAIVYLLKAITIIHPKFDLHWVLDEMIDTLRMELDFENEGKNGEQCAKDLKKFNYAYIPKVYWNLSSKRILTTEWIDGIKITDIEGIQAEDLNLADIDQKLITLMGEQIFHTGFVHADPHPGNDYVLLAEMLSQAPYKVSFTSRPNNITLDEYMIKKTQERFDKITAILRSMPKSIMLILRNLNTVRAIIKDHGDVINRYRLMAIIATRGKYQTAKQPFYKIIAGIFYVTKFEIRIFYNNLLQWINKVYLTLLKLLNYDVTPILQTL; this comes from the exons ATGATAATGTTACGAACAAGATTGCTTGGCTGTGTGAATAGCAgcaattattttgcaactcGTCTGTTATTTTCCAAACGCTTCAAATATGTTGGTACag GAGTGACATTGTTGAGCGTTAGTTACGCCTTTTTGCCTTCAAGGAAGAAAAGAGTTGTAAAAAGTGTTCTAGGAAGTTGGCTTAGATTTACAAGATCGTTGAAAATTGGTATGACTATATCTATGGATTACTTGATTGCCCCTATAATGGGTTGTACGGAATCGGAAATTCATCAAAGGTCCGCCGATCGAATCGTTCAGGGATGCTTGCAGAACGGCGGAATTTACATAAAGCTTGGACAAGGCTTAGCGGcgatgaataatattttaccgAAAGAATATACGAAAAGTTTGTCAACATTACAG GACAAATGCTTGATTCGAGAGAAGGACGAAAtggaagaaatatttgtacaagATTTTGGCAAGAAATCGAAAGAAATGTTACGCGAGATTGAACCGGAACCAGTCGCGGCTGCTAGTTTAGCTCAg GTATACAAAGGTGTTACTCTTGATGGGAACAAAGTGGCTATCAAAGTACAATATATCGATCTTCACGATCGATTCCTATCCGATTTGAATGCgatagtttatttattaaaggcTATTACTATTATACATCCAAAATTCGATTTGCATTGGGTACTGGAT GAAATGATTGACACGCTGCGTATGGAACTGGACTTTGAGAACGAAGGAAAGAACGGGGAACAATGTGCTAAAGACTTGAAGAAATTCAATTACGCATATATACCAAAAGTTTATTGGAATCTCAGTAGTAAg aggATTCTCACAACAGAGTGGATCGACGGAATTAAAATAACCGATATAGAAGGAATCCAGGCTGAAGATTTAAATCTTGCAGATATTGATCAGAAGCTGATTACTTTAATGGGAGaacaaatatttcacacaGGGTTTGTACACGCTGATCCACATCCAGGAAATG aTTATGTACTATTAGCAGAAATGTTATCTCAGGCACCATATAAAGTTTCCTTTACATCACGTCCGAACAACATCACATTGGATGAGTATATGATAAAGAAGACTCAAGAgcgatttgataaaataacagcTATATTGAGATCGATGCCTAAAAGTATAATGCTAATACTCag aaatttaaatacagtACGTGCTATTATCAAGGATCATGGAGACGTTATCAATCGGTATAGACTGATGGCAATTATTGCAACACGTGGGAAATATCAAACTGCAAAACAACCTTTTTACAAAATCATCGCTGGTATTTTCTACGTTACAAAATTCGAAATTCGCATTTT ctACAACAATCTTCTGCAATggataaataaagtttatttaactCTCTTAAAATTACTCAATTATGATGTTACACCAATTTTACAAACACTTTAG
- the LOC136996866 gene encoding uncharacterized protein F13E9.13, mitochondrial, whose product MLKFRKLFPQSCSIIGMVHVEALPGTPKYEGCVEKIVKNAIKEALIYAECCVDGILLENMHDIPYVKQRDTSMEITAMMTRICAEIRKITPQNIACGVQILAGCNKEAIAVAKAAGLQFIRAEGFIFSHVADEGLIDASAGTLLRYRRQIDANDVLIFADVKKKHSAHAITSDVSLLQTVKAAEFFLADGVILTGNATGEEVNVKDLGEVRKHIAARLPVLIGSGVTLDNVDNYVDAADALIVGSHLKTAGRWENALDPERVRALVGYLKTRRQ is encoded by the exons ATGCTGAAATTCCGGAAATTATTTCCACAATCTTGCTCGATTATAGGAATGGTGCACGTGGAAGCGCTGCCTG GTACACCAAAATATGAAGGCTGCGTCGaaaagattgtaaaaaatgcaataaaagaaGCGTTAATATATGCTGAATGTTGCGTG GATGGTATTTTGCTTGAAAATATGCATGATATCCCTTACGTTAAGCAACGGGACACGTCGATGGAGATTACAGCTATGATGACTAGAATTTGCGCAGAAATTAGGAAAATCACACCACAAAATATTGCATGCGGCGTAcag ATACTCGCAGGATGCAACAAAGAAGCGATCGCGGTTGCCAAAGCTGCAGGATTGCAGTTTATCAGAGCCGAAGGGTTCATCTTCTCTCATGTGGCTGATGAAGGTTTGATTGACGCAAGCGCTGGAACTTTATTGAGATATAGAAGACAAATTGACGCGAATGACGTACTCATTTTTGctgatgttaaaaaaaaacacag TGCGCACGCGATCACTTCCGACGTGAGCTTGTTGCAGACGGTAAAAGCTGCAGAATTTTTTCTAGCGGACGGCGTTATACTAACGGGCAATGCAACTGGCGAAGAAGTAAACGTAAAGGATCTTGGAG AAGTGCGGAAGCACATCGCAGCGAGGCTGCCCGTGTTAATTGGTTCGGGCGTGACGTTGGACAACGTGGACAATTACGTGGATGCGGCTGATGCATTGATTGTAGGATCGCACTTGAAGACGGCCGGCCGATGGGAGAACGCGCTCGATCCAGAAAGAGTTCGAGCCCTTGTCGGATATTTGAAAACTCGACGGCAATGA
- the TP53INP gene encoding uncharacterized protein TP53INP, with protein MLGNFVGYLFGNSYSGTQESLEEDPRTRGIMRRFRQVAVEDDEWILIDRTVEGTPEEPWYEMPPAVFTQEGPIKVATSPMENLLIEHPSMSVYSVVSGTTSPVVAPDTPPPSPDGWTEDQKKVDIVHDVSRNANVLQNVPPVQPANLSSSMLCTVSTCPLLNCNPDQNNIDELSRRVVEELQAIHNVKLPAFDSNNNRAKIGNQLRSAQERAQEVLKKRSTQCLKRARLEKNNKVRQTKGKRLRRQDRLRVCHSGANNNRKC; from the exons ATGTTGGGTAACTTTGTCGGTTATTTGTTTGGAAATAGTTACTCTGGCACGCAGGAGTCGCTCGAAGAGGATCCTCGAACTCGCGGGATAATGCGGAGATTCAGGCAAGTGGCGGTTGAGGACGATGAATGGATCCTCATTGATCGAACTG TTGAGGGTACACCGGAGGAGCCGTGGTATGAAATGCCACCGGCAGTGTTCACACAAGAAGGTCCCATAAAAGTGGCAACCTCACCCATGGAAAATCTGCTGATTGAACATCCTAGTATGTCCGTTTACTCCGTCGTGTCGGGAACGACATCTCCTGTTGTCGCTCCGGATACTCCACCTCCCTCGCCGGACGGATGGACGGAGGACCAAAAGAAAGTCGATATCGTTCACGATGTCTCCCGAAACGCCAATGTTCTCCAAAATGTCCCCCCGGTACAGCCAGCTAATCTCTCGTCCTCCATGCTGTGCACCGTGTCCACATGTCCACTCTTAAACTGCAATCCGgatcaaaataatatcgacGAATTGTCGCGCAGAGTTGTCGAAGAATTGCAAGCCATCCACAATGTAAAACTACCTGCATTCGATAGCAATAATAACAGAGCCAAGATTGGAAATCAGCTCCGATCCGCTCAGGAGCGAGCTCAAGAG gTGCTGAAGAAGCGCTCCACTCAATGTTTGAAGAGAGCTCGCCTGGAAAAGAACAACAAAGTGCGCCAGACAAAAGGCAAACGACTTCGTCGTCAGGATCGTTTACGCGTTTGTCATAGCGGCGCTAACAACAACAGGAAATGCTAG
- the LOC105675429 gene encoding cyclic GMP-AMP synthase-like receptor isoform X1, protein MMQVADIKTALKDDTIFNAINKEFLSLDLDDVKNNNQDLQKIFKKLIEAMKRESPLFNETFQRIMWAGSYYKKTRVEKPNEYDINFVINLPIKTKFMSDCPGYIKIKRTDDLPNVSKASNNKEMKSFIDDDSYLNQEKIRTWMESILSKVARTTSGNDQYIKLDRYPQITKKKSGPAFTLNVRFSNGDFVDIDLVPVLVYPIHNPPPKCSGKFSHSYINLQGSNNKSQDNNKCWSAVPKPLNNNKGKFPDARHRYWRLCFYDYEKDILSKYGRAKPVIRHLKKLRDTEDCMKNIASYYIETLCLHELQIFEGSNKVSSTFLFFTMLEKFHEAFQKRCIKHYWEDFNLLENMGLDEMIIIENRLNKIIKEIKKSIKDDKFAIARFVLKKDELEKLKRVINDHATAESNPKEIQTESSNESRCIII, encoded by the exons ATGATGCAGGTTGCTGATATCAAAACCGCCTTAAAAGACGATACGATATTCAATGCAATAAACAaggaatttttatctttggATCTTGACGATGTGAAGAACAATAATCAAGATCTGCAAAAg atttttaaaaaactcatAGAAGCTATGAAACGAGAAAGCCCGCTATTTAATGAAACATTCCAAAGAATTATGTGGGCCGGCAGTTATTACAAAAAGACACGAGTTGAAAAACCTAACGAATATGATATAAACTTTGTGATTAACTTGCCCATAAAAACAaag TTTATGTCGGATTGTCCaggttatattaaaattaaacgcaCAGATGACCTTCCTAATGTTTCAAAGgcttctaacaataa agAAATGAAATCCTTTATTGATGATGATTCATATCtaaatcaagaaaaaattcGGACTTGGATGGAAAGTATCTTGAGTAAAGTGGCTCGCACTACCAGTGGAAAtgatcaatatattaaattggatCGATATCcgcaa ataacgaagaaaaaatcAGGACCAGCTTTTACCTTAAACGTGCGGTTTTCAAATGGAGATTTCGTCGATATTGACTTGGTCCCCGTTTTAGTTTATCCAATTCATAATCCGCCACCGAAATGCTCGGGAAAATTTTCTCACTCTTACATAAACCTGCAGGGA TCTAATAATAAATCccaagataataataaatgttggTCTGCAGTACCAAAACCTTTGAATAATAACAAGGGTAAATTCCCCGACGCACGACATAGATATTGGCGGTTGTGTTTTTATGattatgaaaaagatattctttctAAATATGGACGTGCTAAGCCCGTAATACGCCATTTAAAG aaattaagAGATACTGAAGattgcatgaaaaatattgcaagctATTATATAGAAACATTATGCTTGCACGAATTGCAGATATTTGAAGGTTCCAACAAAGTGTCAtcgacttttttattttttacg ATGTTAGAAAAGTTTCATGAAGCTTTTCAAAAGCGctgtataaaacattattgggaagatttcaatttattggaaaatatgGGACTTGatgaaatgataattatagaaaaccgcttaaataaaattataaaagaaattaagaaatcCATCAAAGATGATAAGTTTGCAATTGCTAGATTTGTTT TAAAGAAAGATGAACTCGAAAAGTTGAAAAGAGTAATTAATGATCATGCAACTGCAGAATCAAATCCGAAAGAAATCCAAACTGAATCAT CTAATGAGTCGAgatgcataattatttaa
- the LOC105675429 gene encoding cyclic GMP-AMP synthase-like receptor isoform X2 — protein MMQVADIKTALKDDTIFNAINKEFLSLDLDDVKNNNQDLQKFMSDCPGYIKIKRTDDLPNVSKASNNKEMKSFIDDDSYLNQEKIRTWMESILSKVARTTSGNDQYIKLDRYPQITKKKSGPAFTLNVRFSNGDFVDIDLVPVLVYPIHNPPPKCSGKFSHSYINLQGSNNKSQDNNKCWSAVPKPLNNNKGKFPDARHRYWRLCFYDYEKDILSKYGRAKPVIRHLKKLRDTEDCMKNIASYYIETLCLHELQIFEGSNKVSSTFLFFTMLEKFHEAFQKRCIKHYWEDFNLLENMGLDEMIIIENRLNKIIKEIKKSIKDDKFAIARFVLKKDELEKLKRVINDHATAESNPKEIQTESSNESRCIII, from the exons ATGATGCAGGTTGCTGATATCAAAACCGCCTTAAAAGACGATACGATATTCAATGCAATAAACAaggaatttttatctttggATCTTGACGATGTGAAGAACAATAATCAAGATCTGCAAAAg TTTATGTCGGATTGTCCaggttatattaaaattaaacgcaCAGATGACCTTCCTAATGTTTCAAAGgcttctaacaataa agAAATGAAATCCTTTATTGATGATGATTCATATCtaaatcaagaaaaaattcGGACTTGGATGGAAAGTATCTTGAGTAAAGTGGCTCGCACTACCAGTGGAAAtgatcaatatattaaattggatCGATATCcgcaa ataacgaagaaaaaatcAGGACCAGCTTTTACCTTAAACGTGCGGTTTTCAAATGGAGATTTCGTCGATATTGACTTGGTCCCCGTTTTAGTTTATCCAATTCATAATCCGCCACCGAAATGCTCGGGAAAATTTTCTCACTCTTACATAAACCTGCAGGGA TCTAATAATAAATCccaagataataataaatgttggTCTGCAGTACCAAAACCTTTGAATAATAACAAGGGTAAATTCCCCGACGCACGACATAGATATTGGCGGTTGTGTTTTTATGattatgaaaaagatattctttctAAATATGGACGTGCTAAGCCCGTAATACGCCATTTAAAG aaattaagAGATACTGAAGattgcatgaaaaatattgcaagctATTATATAGAAACATTATGCTTGCACGAATTGCAGATATTTGAAGGTTCCAACAAAGTGTCAtcgacttttttattttttacg ATGTTAGAAAAGTTTCATGAAGCTTTTCAAAAGCGctgtataaaacattattgggaagatttcaatttattggaaaatatgGGACTTGatgaaatgataattatagaaaaccgcttaaataaaattataaaagaaattaagaaatcCATCAAAGATGATAAGTTTGCAATTGCTAGATTTGTTT TAAAGAAAGATGAACTCGAAAAGTTGAAAAGAGTAATTAATGATCATGCAACTGCAGAATCAAATCCGAAAGAAATCCAAACTGAATCAT CTAATGAGTCGAgatgcataattatttaa
- the LOC105675429 gene encoding cyclic GMP-AMP synthase-like receptor isoform X3 codes for MMQVADIKTALKDDTIFNAINKEFLSLDLDDVKNNNQDLQKIFKKLIEAMKRESPLFNETFQRIMWAGSYYKKTRVEKPNEYDINFVINLPIKTKFMSDCPGYIKIKRTDDLPNVSKASNNKEMKSFIDDDSYLNQEKIRTWMESILSKVARTTSGNDQYIKLDRYPQITKKKSGPAFTLNVRFSNGDFVDIDLVPVLVYPIHNPPPKCSGKFSHSYINLQGKLRDTEDCMKNIASYYIETLCLHELQIFEGSNKVSSTFLFFTMLEKFHEAFQKRCIKHYWEDFNLLENMGLDEMIIIENRLNKIIKEIKKSIKDDKFAIARFVLKKDELEKLKRVINDHATAESNPKEIQTESSNESRCIII; via the exons ATGATGCAGGTTGCTGATATCAAAACCGCCTTAAAAGACGATACGATATTCAATGCAATAAACAaggaatttttatctttggATCTTGACGATGTGAAGAACAATAATCAAGATCTGCAAAAg atttttaaaaaactcatAGAAGCTATGAAACGAGAAAGCCCGCTATTTAATGAAACATTCCAAAGAATTATGTGGGCCGGCAGTTATTACAAAAAGACACGAGTTGAAAAACCTAACGAATATGATATAAACTTTGTGATTAACTTGCCCATAAAAACAaag TTTATGTCGGATTGTCCaggttatattaaaattaaacgcaCAGATGACCTTCCTAATGTTTCAAAGgcttctaacaataa agAAATGAAATCCTTTATTGATGATGATTCATATCtaaatcaagaaaaaattcGGACTTGGATGGAAAGTATCTTGAGTAAAGTGGCTCGCACTACCAGTGGAAAtgatcaatatattaaattggatCGATATCcgcaa ataacgaagaaaaaatcAGGACCAGCTTTTACCTTAAACGTGCGGTTTTCAAATGGAGATTTCGTCGATATTGACTTGGTCCCCGTTTTAGTTTATCCAATTCATAATCCGCCACCGAAATGCTCGGGAAAATTTTCTCACTCTTACATAAACCTGCAGGGA aaattaagAGATACTGAAGattgcatgaaaaatattgcaagctATTATATAGAAACATTATGCTTGCACGAATTGCAGATATTTGAAGGTTCCAACAAAGTGTCAtcgacttttttattttttacg ATGTTAGAAAAGTTTCATGAAGCTTTTCAAAAGCGctgtataaaacattattgggaagatttcaatttattggaaaatatgGGACTTGatgaaatgataattatagaaaaccgcttaaataaaattataaaagaaattaagaaatcCATCAAAGATGATAAGTTTGCAATTGCTAGATTTGTTT TAAAGAAAGATGAACTCGAAAAGTTGAAAAGAGTAATTAATGATCATGCAACTGCAGAATCAAATCCGAAAGAAATCCAAACTGAATCAT CTAATGAGTCGAgatgcataattatttaa
- the LOC105675306 gene encoding uncharacterized protein: MAYSPILRSDLQDLLDKYVEMRDKISALHLFSAQQQISLEFERKQSEKIKNKLQNVVCYLMEHKDQHKVSLNNLEKENNELKCTLADVKRERDRAELSNNVKVSTLQNEVDFLRLRVTQLEDKHREQERHHKDEISKYKHLLENVNTTFPEQNVKKRNKSKITENHPAFINEESTTRKWSVKKKSVPEEWSSEIVHKKRRLFQEDKEATIDII, translated from the exons ATGGCTTACAGTCCAATATTGCGTTCTGATCTTCAAGATCTCTTGGATAAATACGTGGAAATGCGCGAT AAAATTTCTGCGCTGCATCTTTTCAGTGCACAGCAGCAGATATCCTTAGAATTCGAGCGCAAACAGtcggaaaaaattaaaaacaaattgcaaaatgttgtttGCTATTTGATGGAACACAAGGATCAACATAAAGTATCCTTGAACAATTTGGAAAAAGAGAACAACGAATTGAAATGTACTTTAGCTGATGTGAAGCGCGAACGCGATCGTGCCGAACTTTCCAATAATGTTAAAG TTTCCACATTGCAGAACGAAGTCGATTTTTTACGACTACGAGTGACACAACTCGAAGATAAACATAGAGAGCAGGAGAGACATCACAAAGATGAGATTTCTAAGTACAAACATCTTCTAGAAAACGTAAACACAACATTTCCG gaacaaaatgttaaaaaaagaaacaaatcaaAGATAACGGAGAATCATCCTGCCTTCATAAATGAAGAAAGTACGACAAGGAAATGgagtgttaaaaaaaaaagcgtacctgaaga gTGGTCTAGTGAAATTGTCCATAAAAAGAGAAGATTATTTCAAGAAGATAAAGAAGCTACAATCGacattatttaa